In one Cloacibacillus porcorum genomic region, the following are encoded:
- a CDS encoding DegT/DnrJ/EryC1/StrS family aminotransferase — MAGAEIFNSDEVRAIADVIERKMIHRYGSHDSRGGIYRAEDFEEKAKALTGSKYALALSSGTAALITALKGIGIRPGDEIITSPFTFIATVEAIVACDAVPVFGDIDETLSLDAASAERLITPRTKAVMPVHMFGVAADMDAFTALGRKYGIPIIEDACEVVGGTYKGRALGSIGTCGTWSFDPNKTLTVGEGGMVFTDDHDIWYRMDCYHDHGHIHSKEHDRGAEGKFGLGVNYRISEVQGALGVVALEKMPAALAALRASKKKIVDAGAAAGLTPRPMHDAEGDTATHVIFMLPTAEAAKRFQAAAKEAGAGCAIIADNTWHYAKHWQALAEMGGREYFGNRTPSYAPETMAQAESLLSRAVMFGLNIRMSDEAVDGIAKAVRTAAKASL, encoded by the coding sequence ATGGCAGGCGCGGAAATTTTTAACAGCGACGAGGTAAGGGCGATTGCGGATGTCATCGAACGTAAGATGATACACCGCTACGGCTCGCACGATTCACGCGGCGGCATCTACAGGGCGGAGGATTTTGAGGAGAAGGCCAAGGCGCTGACCGGTTCGAAGTACGCGCTGGCGCTTTCCAGCGGTACGGCGGCGCTGATAACGGCGCTCAAGGGTATCGGCATCAGGCCGGGGGACGAGATCATCACCTCGCCGTTCACCTTCATCGCGACGGTGGAGGCGATCGTCGCCTGCGACGCCGTGCCGGTATTCGGCGATATCGACGAGACGCTGAGCCTTGACGCCGCCTCCGCGGAAAGGCTCATTACGCCGCGGACGAAGGCTGTAATGCCGGTTCATATGTTCGGCGTCGCCGCCGATATGGACGCCTTTACGGCGCTCGGCAGGAAATACGGCATTCCCATAATTGAGGACGCCTGTGAGGTGGTCGGCGGCACCTATAAGGGACGGGCGCTCGGCAGTATCGGAACCTGCGGCACCTGGAGCTTCGACCCCAACAAGACCCTCACCGTCGGCGAGGGCGGCATGGTCTTCACCGACGATCACGACATCTGGTACCGGATGGACTGTTATCACGACCACGGCCACATCCACAGCAAGGAACACGACCGCGGCGCTGAGGGCAAGTTCGGCCTCGGCGTCAACTACCGTATCAGCGAGGTGCAGGGGGCGCTCGGCGTAGTCGCGCTGGAAAAGATGCCGGCGGCGCTCGCGGCGCTGCGCGCCTCAAAGAAAAAGATCGTCGACGCCGGAGCGGCGGCGGGGCTGACTCCGCGCCCGATGCACGACGCGGAGGGCGACACCGCGACGCATGTGATATTCATGCTGCCCACCGCGGAGGCGGCGAAAAGGTTCCAGGCCGCCGCCAAAGAGGCGGGCGCGGGCTGCGCGATCATCGCTGACAACACCTGGCATTACGCGAAACATTGGCAGGCGCTCGCGGAGATGGGCGGGAGGGAATACTTCGGAAACCGCACTCCATCCTACGCGCCGGAGACGATGGCGCAGGCGGAGTCGCTTCTCTCCCGCGCCGTAATGTTTGGCCTGAACATCAGAATGAGCGACGAGGCCGTGGATGGTATCGCGAAGGCCGTGCGGACGGCGGCGAAGGCCTCTCTCTGA